TTGATCAGTACCTGCAGGACGCCCCCGAGACGGACTCGAACGACGGGGACGAGTCCAACGCGGGGCTGGACGATTACTACGTCGGCTCGACGGTCCTCGGCTTCGCGCTGCTGCTCGGCGCGGTGCTCGAACTACCGTTCACGACGTTCCTCTCGGGAATCGCGCTGAGCGCCTGTATCCTGCTGCTGTTTACGGTATCGACGATCAAACGACTCCTCGAGTGATATCTGGAATCGCCCCCTACTACGTACGGCGTGTTTCTCGAGCCGACTCAGACGAGCAGTACGACCGCGAGGAGCGCGACCGCCAGCCCCGACGTAACCAGTGCTGTGAGTCCCGCGAGTCGAACGAGTCTCCGGAGTCCCAGCCCGCTCGAGCCGTTCCTGTTGGCGGCGTCCGATCGGACCGTTCGGCGGTCGACGAGCCCCTGTTCCGCGTCAAACTCGACGTGGCCCGTCGCGTCGAGTTCCGGAAGGCGATACTGGTGGAGTTGCTCGTGCACGGCCGCCCACGTTTCCACTGAGGGTCGAGCCGGGTGGATCAGTTCGTCGGCGACTTCGTCGACGGTGACAGGCGTCTCCATCCCGTCCAGAACGGACAACAACTCGGTATTGGAGTCCGGGACGAACTCGGTCGCGGAGTCGGCGTTCGAGAGGTCGGTCGATGGGTCCCGGTAGATGGTGACACCCGAAACCGTCTCGGCTTCGGCGTCGCCGGGCCCGTCTTCGGACGGCTCCGACGGTGTCGCGCACAACCAAGACGGCGTCAGACGCATATTCCGCGGTAGTCTTGCGTGGTATATAAGTATTGTTACGGTTGAGCTGGGCAAACGATTTGTCGTAGGCCTAAATGAGTGGAAACGACTGTTCGAGTCGTTAAAAGTGAGGATACCAGCGGCCGAAATCTGTGCCAACAGTCAAACAGTCGCGAATTCCGGCGGGGCGAGCCACGGAAGCGACGCCTCGGACGGCGCGGTCCAGCACTCGAGCCACGTTCGGAGATCGACGAGCCGCAGCTTGTGTCTGACCGGCAGGTCGTGGACGTGCTCGAGGTCGTCCAGGTACCGCTGGTCGAACTCGTAGCGGTCGAACAGCGTCCGGCGATCGGGCCACGGCGGCTGGAACGACTCGAGAAGCGGCGTCTTCCGACGGACGAAGCGTTCGACCTCGTTGAGAATCGTTTCGTCGTGTGGCCGGTCCGGCGGTCTGTGTCGCAGGATGTCGTCGTCGACCCGCGTACAGGCCTCGAGGAACGTCTCCGTCGTGCGGTGTTCCGGCGGCGCTCGAAGGTGCCAGTCGAGTAGTTCGCGGTCGATGGCGGGAAACGACGCCACGAACTGGTCGGCCAAGTGCGTGTGAAACGGCATCGAGGGCTGGTTCGAAATCCCGACGCAGGTCAGCGCGTTCTGGACGGAGTCCGCGCGGGCGTCCTGCGCGTCGAGTTCGTCGGCGATCGCGTCCCTGACGAACGTCTCCGGATCGACGCCGAACGACGTTCGTTCGGCGAGGTCGCGACTGGCGTCTCGGCTGTAGCCGAAGGTATCGAGCAGTTCCTCGACCGGATCGGGATCGGGTTCGAGTCGACCGGTCGGAATGCGCTTGTCGAGGACGTCGACGGTCTTCTCGGCGGTGAAGTGGCCGCGAAGGAACGTATCACAGAGCAGTCCGTGATACATCGTGTCGACGGCCATCTCGTCGGCGTAGCCGGCGTGGTGGATGTGCAGTGATTCCTTGATTCCCTGCGAGTAGCGGACCTTCGATTCGTCGGGGCGGAGATACCGTTCGTCCGGCGGAAACGCCGTGTGAGCCGCCCCGTACTGGTCGGCGAGCTGACCCGCGACCTCGACTTCCCGAGCGTCCGGCGCGCCAACGGTGAAACTCCGCTCGATCTCGGGAATCCCCGTGAGAAGGACCCGCGAGTCGTAGCCCGCAGACAGGAGGAGACCTTTGGTTCCGGGTAGCATCGAACGCCGCCGAAACGCCCGCTCGAGGCGCTCGGCGAGCTCGCCGACGTAATCGAACGACTCCGAACGGTAGACGAACCGCTTGAGGGGTTCGATCGAGTCGGCCTCGAGCGCGCTGTCGATGGGCAGTCGACGCAGTTCCGAGACGGCGGTCTTCTCACCGAGGGCCACGCCGAGGTGGAGGAATTCGAGAACGCCGTCTCGATTAACCGTCGGCTCGGGGACCGTGCGCCCGACTTCGGCGGCGTCGGTTCCGAAGACGCGAGTTCCCGGCGCGTCGGTGTAAAAGCACTCGCGAGACCGGACGGGATCCGTCGCGACGAACGCGTCGCCCCTGTCGGCGTCGACGAGGGCCAGATACGACCCGTTGAGCAAGTCCAAGGCATCGCGGCCCACGTTCTTGTAGCGCTCGAGCAGCCAGCGCGCGGCGTTTGACTCGTCGCCCGGGACGTACGCTTCGCCCCAGACGACACACCGTTCGTCGCCGTCCGCGTAGCTGGCGGTCCAACCGGGCGCGCCGAGCGCGTCGTCTCTGATGCCGACGGTGACGGACGGTCCCGTCAGTACCCGATCGAATTCGTCGCTCGCTCTGTGTCGCTCGAACGTCTCTCTGTCGCCGAATACGCCGAAGAGTTCCCTGTTCATCGAAGACCACCGTCGCGACGCGCGATCGAGAGGACGGACGCCGAGTCGACCAACGACGGTCGACCGGCGGTTCGCTCGTCCACGTCGCCTCGACCGCGCACGCGGCTCTCCTCTCTTCCACCGAGACGACAATTACTATGCCATTGTTAAGGGCTAAAACGCCCGTATAGCGGCGATCTAGGCAACCGGAGATTTCGGCCTATCGGATCCATAATAATGGGCTGACTGTCGGTAACTTCGGGTCGACAATGTCACAGCAGCGACCAACCCGCCGACGAGTTCTCGCACTCTCGAGCGCAGCCGCGGCCGCCGGCCTCGCGGGATGTACCGATCAACTCAGTTCGGTCCTCGGCGGATCGGACGACGATTCGGAGGAGGAAGAGACGGACGACGAGTCGTCCGGACAGGCGGCGGCGCTGGCCGACGGCGTTCCGTCGCTCGAGACGGAGTACAACAGCCGCGAGCAGTACAGCCAGCCCGGCGAGTCGTTCGACGACTTCAGCGACCTCTCCGAGTGGGAGGTCACCCAGGGGTCGGGAAGCGCCGACCAGGAAATCGTCTTCAACGGCGACCAGAGCCTCAAACTGGAGTCGAACGGCGAGGAAAACATCGTCGCCCAACTGGACGTGTCGGACAAGGACTTCACCGATACGGACTTCTCGTTTGCGATCCGGACGACGACTCCACAAAGCATCACGATCAACCTGCGGCTGGTCGACCAGTTCGGCGGCTGGAAAGCGTACTCGCTGCGGGAGATCACCTGCCGGAGCCCGGACGTCGCCTGGTTCCGCTCGAGTCCGGGCGTCTTCTCACAGAGCGACTACGAGCCCTCGCTCGACGCCCTGGATCGCCTCGAGATTCAGGTTTTGCACACCATGGACCAGGCCGAGGTCTGGATCGACGACCTGCGGACCCACGACAAGCCCGAACAGGGGTACGTCATGCTGACCTGGGACGACGGCACCCGCGACTATTACGAGACGGCCGCGCCGATGCACGACGAGTACGGGTTCCCGGCCGTTCAGGCCCCCGTACCGCGCTGGGTCGAACGAAACGACGGTGACAGCGTAACGGTTGCGGAGCTTCAGGAACGTCAGGACGCTGGCGACCAGATCGTCGTCCACGGGACCCACAGCCCGATCCACGAACTCGACGACGAAGAGCGGATCCGGAACCGCTTCAAGCACGACAAGCAGTGGTACATCAACAAGGGGTTCGAGGGCGCAGACTACATCGTCTACCCGCACAACAGTTACGATAAGACGAGCCTCGAGATCGCGTCCGACTACCACTACTGCGGCGGCTTCAACCAGTCCGGTAATATCAACACGACCAGCGTCTACGGCTTCGACCCGCTGGCGCTACCGCGGACGATCGGCCACGACCTGGACATCGCGAAACGGTGCGTCAATCGCGCCGCCAAGCACCGCCAGTGTACGATTCTGAACTTCCACGCGTTCTCCGAACAGAACACGATGTCCGAAACCAACTACGCGGAACTGCTCGAGCACATAGACAACGCTAACGTCGAGGTTATCACGTTCGACGATCTCTGGAAGCACCGGACCGAACAGTTCTACTGAGCCCGCGTCGTTTGTTGATTCCATTCTTGCGGTAACGAACGGTTCTATCCCAGCCCTCGTCCGGAGAGGAAGCCCGCAGTAGCGCGAGTTCCGGACCGATCAGTTCGTCGAGAGCGTGATCGAGTCGGTGTCGGTCGCACCGTCAGCGGTAGTCACGCGCAACACGATCGTGTCGCGGACGTTCGTACCGACCGTCACCGTGATCGTCTCACCGGTCTTGTCGAACTGCGCCGTCTGGCCGACGTCCCACTCGTAACGGACGATCTCGCCGCCGCGCGCCTTCGATCCCGACGCGTCGAGTTGGACCGTCTGCCCGGACTCGAGCGCCGACCCGACGAAGTTCCGGGGACAGGCGGTAATGGACGCGACGGGCGCTTCCGCCGCCGTCTCGTCTTCGGCGGACTCGTTCTCGTCGGCCTCCGCTTCGTCAGTCGCGTCCTCCTCGTTCGTCTCGTCTTCCCCGGCCTCGCCGTCGTCCGTCTCGTTCTCGTCGGCACCGTCGTCCGACTCGTTCTCGTCAGCGCCGTCATCCGACTCGTTCTCGTCAGCGCCGTCATCCGACTCGTTCTCCTCGGAACCGTCGTCCGTCTCGTTCTCCTCGGAACCGGAGTTCCCGTCGGCCGCCTCGAGTCGGAGATCGTCCGTCAGCAGCCGCTCGACGATCGCCGAGTGCCACTGCACGCGGGTCTCGAGGGGGACGCCGGTCGAGAGCGTCTCCGCGAGGAACGCGTCGGCACCGAGGTCGCGAGCGGCCTTGTGGACGAGCAGTCCCCTCGGGTCGTTGTCGGGACTGGAGAACGGCCCGGTCTGAAACGCGAGCGCCTGGTCGTCGACGTAGTTCCGGGTGACGTACTCGGCCGCATCGGCCGCGGCCGCGGCGGCTTCGCCGTCGGAGTGGAAGATCGCCTGCCCGACGCCGTCAACGGGATCGTTCGCGTAGATGCCCGTCGACTCGTGGAGGTCGATCACAACGTCCGGATCGTACTCGACGACGACGCTCCAGAGCGCTCTGGCGAGGTCGGTCCCCGGCTCGCGCCCCTCCAGGAATTGTCGATTGAGGTCGACGCCGTCGTCGGCGGTCCGCGTCCCGTTCTCGACCGCGGCCGCGTTCGCTTTGGGGATGGTGACGAGAGTTCCGGCGCCGATCTCCCAGTCGGCGATCGCACCCGTCGCCGTATAGCCCGCGACCTCGTTACCGTGGACGCCGCCGATGACGACGACCGTCGGGCCGTCGACGTCCGCGCTCGTGACGTAGACCGTCGTCTCCTCGGCCGTTCCCTCGCGAATCGTGAAGGACTCCCGTGATGTTCCGTCCGCCTGTGCCCCATCGACTGCCGTCGCGCCGGCGCCAGCGATTGCGCAGGCGCCCGCGAACGACAGTACCGATCGTCGTGAAAGCGCATTCCGCTGCATTCCACCGCCCGATTCGGAATAGGACGTGTTTACTATCGCGAGAATAACGTCAGCAGATATTCTTTTTCTTCTTTCGAAACCGTCGTGAAACGGTTGTAAAGAGCGAATCAGTTCGGGAGACTCGAGGTAGTTGGCGGCCCGTTCGAAGCCGTTACCGAACGCCGTGTTGCTCGTAGAACCGCCGGACGCGGTCGTCGGTCAGCAAGGGTCCGTGGACCTGAATGGATTTGAGGCCGGGGTAGCTGTTTGCTTCGATGACGGTGAAGCCGCCGTCGTCGTCGGTTACGATAACGTCCCAGCCGACGTACGGAAGGTACGAGCAAGCGTCGGCCATCTCGAGGATCCGCGATCGAATCCGCTGCCAGCCGGGGATCTGTTTCCCTTCGATCGCCATCCCGGTGTCCGGGTGCTCCGAGTGCCACTCGACGCCGTCGCCATCACCGTCGGGGGGTTGCGCGCCCGGGCCGAGCTCGCCCGTCCTGCGGTCGATCGACGCGGAGAGGCCGCCCTGCGTGAAATTGTCCAGCGGCGCGGAGTCCGTCGTGCCGATCCGCTGGATCGCCGCGGCGATGAACGGTTCGTCGAGGACGTCGTCGTACATCGTGATCAGCCGGATCGTGTTCGGCGTCGCCGGGTACAGCGCGGCCGGGAACGTTCCCTGGTCGACGAACTCGCAGACGAGGTAGTCCTCGAGATCGGCGACCAGCGATCGGAACTCCGCCTCGGCGTAGCGGTCGCCGTCGACCCGGTAGCCGTCGTCGACGCGCGAACACAGCATGACGTTGTTTCCGCCGCCGCCGTGGACCCACTTGAGGACCAGCCGCCCCTCGACCTCGAGTCGGTCGACGACTCGCTGGGCGGCGTTTCTCGTCTCCGTCCGCGGTGACGGCCGGGCCGGCTCGGACGCCGGTTCGCCGACGCCGATCGGCTCCGGGACCGTCGGCCCCCCGTCAGCTATCTCGCGGCCGCGTCGGCCGTCGACGGGATGGTAGGTCCCGTCGCGGAGCAGTCCGTAGACGGTCATCCGCTCGGCGTCGAACGGCTGCATGAGCCGGTGAAAGAGGAGCTTGTTCGAGAGGGCCACCGACCACGTCCCGTTGATGCGTTTCGTGCGCACGAACCGCTCGTAGTCGCTCACGTAGTCGCGGTAGTTCTCCGAGTCGAGGTCGTAGACCGCGTCGGATCTGCTCAGGAAGCCGCGCCGCCAGAGCCAGAGGCGTCGGCGAAGCGGTCGCGAGACGTCCGACTCGTACTCGGTCCCGACGAGTCCCTGCACCGCCCTGGCCGTGTGGTAGAGCGTTCTGACGTTCACGGATGAGCCCGCAACGCGGTTCCTGTTAGTTATCGAACTACCAAGACAGTTGCAGTCAGAGCGCGGACGATGTGACCAACAGAAATCGTGCAGATCGGCGGGCTCCCCGCTCGAGAAGCGGAGATAGGGCGGTGCGGCTACTCGGTCAGTACGCGACGGACGATCGCGGTCCGCTCGACTGCCGTCACGGCGAGGACGCCGAGGACGAGCGCGATCGTTGCGACGATCGGGAGCGGGCGCCGTCGGACGCCGCTTCCGGCGGCCCAGCAGAGGCCGGGATACTGCCGCGCGGACGCGGCGGCGCCGCGCAGGTACCACAGCCCGCGGAGGAGACGCCCCTCGGAGAGGTAGGCCTTCGCGACGACGAGCCGGTGGGCGGCGCGGATCTCGTACCCCTCGGCTTCGAACCGTTCGACCTCGTCCTCGTAGATCGAAAGGTACTGCTCGCTGGCCGCTCGGATGACGGCCGCCGGCGGCTGGCCCGTCTCCTCGCGGACGACCAGCGGTTCGTCGACGTACGCGAGCTTGCCCGCCTTGAGCACTCGCAGGCAGAATTCGGGATCCTGGAACCGGTCGAGTTCCTCGTCGAAACCGCCGATCTCGCGGGCGACGTCGGTCCGGACGAGCAGGGTCGAGCCGGCGCCCGGCTGCACCTCGTCGGCCAGGATCGGCCCGATCAGCTCCTCGCCGCCCTCTCGGACGGGTTCGTCGTCCGATCGCGCGAGCGCGGACGCGGCGACCCCGCGGAGGCGGTCGTTCGCCCCCGACAGTTCGTAGGTCGAGTCGCAGTAGACGCCGACCCACTCCTCGGATCGCCCCTCGAGGGCGGCGAGTTGCGCCTCGAGTTTCTCGGGGCGCCACTCGTCGTCGGAGTCGAGGAAGGCCACGTACTCGCCGCGGGCGTGCTCGATTCCGGTGTTCCGGGCCACGTTGGCCCCCTGGTTGGTCGCGTGGACGACGGGCCGAACCCGGGGATCGTCGTAGTCGGCGAGCACGGACGGCGTCTCGTCGGTCGAACCGTCGTCGACGACGACGACCTCGAGGTCGTCGATCGTCTGCGCGAGCGCGCTGTCGATCGCGCGCGGAAGCGTCTCGGCTCTGTCGTAAGTCGGGATCACGACGCTGACTCGTGGCATTTCTCCCACCTCCGGACGGTCGAGTCATTATTATCGCGTCGCTAAACGCCGGGGACGGCGGCGACACCGGACGACTCGACTCGAGTCGATCGCGCCGGACTCGGGACGCGCGAATCGAGGCCCGTCGCGACCCGAACCGGGGCGGCTCGCCGCCTAACAGCTGTATAAGAAAGGCCGACAGGTTCGTCGACCCGGTCAATGACCCACCGGAACAGACGACCGCTCGTGCCACCTGGTGGCACTGTGAGGGCGAACAGATTCGCCGACGATCGCACGGAGACGGCGCGGGACGCCGCCCTGACCGCCCCGCCGGAGGGCCGCTGATGTACCGCGGAGCCACGGTCGGCGTCGTGATGCCGGCGTACGACGAGGAGGGGTTCGTCGGCGACGTGATCCGCGAAATGCCCGACTACGTCGATCGGATCTACGCCATCGACGACCGCTCGACCGACGGGACCTGGAACGAGATCCTCGAGGCGGCCCGCGACGACGCCGACGCGAACGCGGGACGCGACGCGGCCGACGACGCGGCGCTCGTGACCGACGGCGGCGCGTCCGTGCTGACCGAACGGGCGTCGGTTCAGGACGCGATCGGACGGGTCGTCCCGATCCGCCACCGCGAGAACCGCGGCGCCGGCGGAGCGATCAAAACCGGCTATCTCGCCGCGCGCGCCGACGGCGTGGACGCGACCGTGACGGTCGACGCCGACGGACAGATGGACCTCTCGCAGATGCCGCGACTGCTCGATCCGCTCGTCGAGAACGAGGCCGACTACGCGAAGGGGAACCGTCTCCTCTCGCGAGAGTACCGCGCGGCGATGCCGCGGTTTCGGTTCGTCGGGAACGCGATCCTCTCGTTCCTGACCAAGATCGCCTCCGGCTACTGGAAGACGATGGACCCCCAGAACGGGTACACGGCCATCTCCGGCGACGCCCTCGAGGCGATCGATCTCGAGCACCTCTACGAGTACTACGGCTACTGCAACGACCTGCTGGTGAAACTGAACGTCCACGGAATGCGCGTCGCGGACGTGGCGATGCCGGCCGTCTACGGCGACGAGGAGTCGAGCATCACGTACTCGGAGTACATCCCGAAGGTGTCGACCATGCTCCTGCGGAACTTCCTCTGGCGGCTGAAAACGAAGTATCTCGTGCTCGATTTCCACCCGCTGGCGTTCTTCTATCTCGTCGGCGCCGGACTGGCCGCGACCGGCGTCCTCGCCGCCGCCGTGACGCTGTTCGCGACGCTCGCGACGGTCGGTCCGTCGGTGCAGGGGTCGACGACCGTGTTCCTGCTCGTCGCCGGCATCGCGTTCCTCCTGTTCGCAATGGTGTTCGACATGGCCGAGAGCGAACACCTCGAGCGGCAGGTCCGCTAGCCCCGTTCGTCGTCGCGATCGCTCGTCGCGTCTCCAGTTCCGTTGTCGTGATTCGCCCAGCCGTCCGGTTTCTGCTTCCGTCGCTGTTCGCCGTTCTCGAGTTCACTTCGCGTCGGGTTCCGGCCCGTCGGTCCGCAGTGTAACTAGTTCTCAATCGGCCGAAGAATCAACTCGATCGGAGATCCGAATACTACACTCGACGGTCGCAATCGACCAATCGGCTGCACCCGCTCGAGCGGGTCGTCCGAGGAATAGCAACGGCGTTCCGCGCGAATCGGGATCGAACCCGGTCGGTCGCATTCGCTCCGCCGACCGATCAGGATCAGGGAAGGAGACTCTGGATGCCGGGGCCGAGGATACCCAGCGCGAGTCCGGAAACGAACAGCGACAACCCGGCGACGAACAGCAGGCTCTGAAGCCAGCTTCGCGTTTCGCCGTCCTCGTCCCCTTCGCCCTCGAACGACACCTGTATCGCGGCCGCCCGGGAGCCGATGGGATCGGGAAACGCCGAGAGGATCTCGAACGGTTCGGACGGGTCCAGCGCGCCGACCAGCAGCGCGAAGCCGACGAAGATCCCGAACCCGACCGGCGGGACCACCGCGAGCGCGAGCCACGGGTTCGTGATCACCGTCGCGAGGGCGACGATGGGACCGGCCGCGAGGACGGTCGTCAACGCCGCTCGAGCGAGTCGCGCGTCGGCGAGCGGATCGAAACCGACGCGACGGGCGCTCCAGCAGTGGCAGACGAACATCGTCCCGTAGCCGATACTGGTGGCGACGGCCGCACCGTGCATCCCGTAGCGCGGAATGAGCGCGGCGTTGAGGACGACGTTGAGCAGTGCCGCTACGCCGGTGGCCGCGATCGGATACCGGAGGTTCCCTTTGCCCTGCGAGACCGCGAGGATCGGTCGGGCGAGCGCGAACCCGAGCGCCCCCGGCAGCAACAACAGGAGGGGTTCGATCGCCGGAACGGCTTCGTCGCCGAAGTAAATGGGCACGGCGACGTCGGCCAGCGCCGCCAGCCCGACCGCCATGACGGCCGTCAGGAGGAACGTGTATCGCGTCGCCCGCGACGCCAGTTTCGAGATCTTTCGGCGGCGGTTCTGGGACCACAGCTCCGACGTCGAGTGGACGAAGACGGTCTGGACCGCCAGCGGGACGAACCAGAGGAACTCGGCCAGCGCCAGCGCCGCCTTGTAGTTCCCCACGTCCGCGCTCGTCCGGAACCGCTGGAGCATCACGATGTCGATGTGGTACAGCGACATCAGCAGGAACACGAGCACGATGCTCATCGTGTTGAACGTGAGCATCTGCTTGCGCGGGAACCGTTCGGTCGGCGTACTCGAGAGACACGACAGCGGAACTCGGCGGTTGACGATGGCCAGTCCGGCGACGGCCACGAGCAGACTCGCGACCAGATGGCCCGCGAGGACCCCCATCACGCCGACCCCGACGTACGCCAGCGGGACGGCGATGACGACGAACGCGACCGTATCGAGGATCTTCAGCGGCTCCGAGTAGCGCTCGAGGCCGAAGCCCATCAGCGTCTTTCGGGCGTAGTCGCGAAACTGCGCCGTCACGACGAGGGCGGCGAGCGCGTAGAAGTAGATCGCGAACCCGTCGCCGAACGCGCGGTCGACAATTCCCAATCGGGCGGCGAGTATCAACAGGAAAGCGCCGACGGCGGCGAGACCGATGGCCAGCCGAAAGTAGAAGCCGACGACGTGTTCGCTCCAGTTCGCGTCGTTGCGATCCTCCGCGAGGAACTTCCGGACGCCGTCGGTGACGCCGGAGCTCACGAAGATCATGTAGATGGCGAACACGGACAGCAGGAACGCGTAGTCCCCGTACTCCGACGGGCCGAGAAACCGATAGAGGAGCGGCGTCGAGAGGGCAGTGAGGAGCTGCACGACGACCTTCACACTGACGACCGAGAAGACGCCGCTCGCGATACTTCGATTCACGCTCTCACCGGGGAGCGTCCGTGCTGAGGGTCGGCGGCTCCCCTCGCCGACGCCCGTTCAGCATCCAGCGTGCTCACAGTAGTGCGACGTAGCGACGGCGAAGACTTATTATACGGGTGTTAAACCCCGGTGAGTGGCCGACACAGCCGATCTCCGTCCTCGCAAGGGTGACCGTCTCGACTATTCGATCGTGTTCTCCCAGGTCGTGACGCCGCTCGCGCCGAGGTCGCGGATCCCGCCCGCGAGGCGATTCTTCTTGAGGGTCGGGTTCTCCGCGGACGCGTAGAGACAGACGGCTTCCTCGCCGCCCGTCGACTCGAGGTCGGAGTCGCGAACGAGCGCGTCGGTCCCGACGTCGAGGTACGGATACTGGCTGGCGCGCAGTTCGCTCTTGTAGACGGTCAGGTCCGCGCCCGTGTTGACGATGGCGTTCCGGTCGGTCCCGTCGCGACCCTCCTGGGTGACCGAGATGTGACTGAACCGGCAGTTGTCCCGTTCACAACGGATCCCGTCGCGGAAGCCGCTGGCGTCGCCGGATCGGCCCGAGATCGTGAGGTGTTCGGCGAGGATCCGCTCGGATCTGTCGCTGTCGCGGATCCACAGCGGGTAGCCGCCCGCGGTCTCGTGGCTGATCGACGTGTCTGCGATCGTCGTCTCGCCGCAGTCGGGCGAGAGGACGATGCCGTGGTTGACGTTCGACCCGCGGATCCGAACCTCGGTGTTCTTGATCCGAGCCTTTTCGCAGGTGTTCATCACCGAAATCGCGTGGCTCGTCGGCATCGGCGAGGTGATATCGACGAGTGCACCGTAGATTTCGATGTCCCGACCTTTCTCGATCCGGATTCCGCGCTGGGATCGATCCTCCGGTCGCGACTCGTCGACCTCGACCGTCGGCCACCGAATCACGCTGTTCGCGCCGCCGACGCGGATGTTCGCTCCGTTACTGTTCCGGTAGAGACCGCCGCTGACTACGATCTGTCCCTCGCTGCCCGCCGCGTAGAGCCCGTTGTTCGGGAAGCCGCCAAGCCAGCAGTGTTTGAACTCGAGGGTACCCGCGTTCTGGTTGGCCTCGATCCCGATCGGGCCGCGCCAGCGCTCGCCCGCGTTCGGCGTGTTCTCGACCCACGCGCCGCCGTCCGGCGCCCGAAACCGCTCAACGAGTCCCGTCCCGTCGGGATCGGTGATATTGAACAGTCCCGGACCCCACGTCCCGCTGTCGTGCTGGCCGCGAACGGTGATGTCGCGCACCTCGAGCCGATCGGAGACGTAGGCTTCGATCGCTCGGATCCCGGTATCGGGGGCCGTCTGATCGACCTTGAACCCCTCGAATCGGAGGCGACTGCCGGGGTTGTAGGTGACGCCGAGACGGAACAGCCGAAACTGCGGGCCGTCGAAGGCGTGGTAATCCGCCGGGACGAGCGTCGCGTCGTCGCCGACGAAGCCGATGTTCTCGAAGCCCGTGTATCTGAACTGCTCGTCCATGTAGTAGCGCCCCTCCGGGAAGACGAACAGCGTGTCGTCGGCGCGCAGGTCCTCGAGGACGGGCGTGATCGATTCCGTTCCGGTGTTGTCCGCGCCGGCCTCGACGACGTCGACGACGTTCTCGTACTCGTCGTGGTATTCCTCGTACGGGGCCGCCGCGCTCGAAGCGCCGGCGGTCGTCGACAGACCGAGACCGGCTGCACCCGCAGCCGCGAGTCCACTTAGCACCGTGCGTCGTGTTTGTCCTGTTCCTGTTCGTCCGTCGCCAGTAGATCGATCGGCACCGTTCCCATCCGACTGAAACTGCGGCGAGTTCATCCCATCCGAACACCGCAGATCGCTTCGTTCCACCATTGATATTCACTTCTTTCTGAGTGATGACGGGGTCCAGTAACTATGGCTTCGGATAGCAAGCTTTTAAGTCCGAAACCCTATGGGGTAGTGGTAGATTACCCAACACTTGCAGCATCCACAACTGATTGTCGAGATAATAATCTCCGGTTTGAAGCGCACTCGTGCCGATATTCGACGTCTCTCTGAATTACTACTTCGTTTAACAATACTGTCAATAAGATATCTAATACCCCGTCTGACGCTCGTCCGACATCGATAGAATACCCCCCCTCGAGTGCCCGCTCGTTTCGCTCCCGGTTACTGATTCGGCATCCGATCGTTCTCGATCGTCGCCGCGATCAGTTCCGCGATGGCGCGTCGGAGCCGCTGGGAGACCGCCGAGTCCGAAATGCCGAGCCGTTCGGCCAGATCGTCCTGCGTGATTCCGCGGGGAATATCGAAGTAGCCGCCGTAGTAGGCCATCATGAGAATCTCGTGTTGCTGG
This portion of the Haloterrigena gelatinilytica genome encodes:
- a CDS encoding asparagine synthetase B family protein, coding for MNRELFGVFGDRETFERHRASDEFDRVLTGPSVTVGIRDDALGAPGWTASYADGDERCVVWGEAYVPGDESNAARWLLERYKNVGRDALDLLNGSYLALVDADRGDAFVATDPVRSRECFYTDAPGTRVFGTDAAEVGRTVPEPTVNRDGVLEFLHLGVALGEKTAVSELRRLPIDSALEADSIEPLKRFVYRSESFDYVGELAERLERAFRRRSMLPGTKGLLLSAGYDSRVLLTGIPEIERSFTVGAPDAREVEVAGQLADQYGAAHTAFPPDERYLRPDESKVRYSQGIKESLHIHHAGYADEMAVDTMYHGLLCDTFLRGHFTAEKTVDVLDKRIPTGRLEPDPDPVEELLDTFGYSRDASRDLAERTSFGVDPETFVRDAIADELDAQDARADSVQNALTCVGISNQPSMPFHTHLADQFVASFPAIDRELLDWHLRAPPEHRTTETFLEACTRVDDDILRHRPPDRPHDETILNEVERFVRRKTPLLESFQPPWPDRRTLFDRYEFDQRYLDDLEHVHDLPVRHKLRLVDLRTWLECWTAPSEASLPWLAPPEFATV
- a CDS encoding polysaccharide deacetylase family protein; amino-acid sequence: MSQQRPTRRRVLALSSAAAAAGLAGCTDQLSSVLGGSDDDSEEEETDDESSGQAAALADGVPSLETEYNSREQYSQPGESFDDFSDLSEWEVTQGSGSADQEIVFNGDQSLKLESNGEENIVAQLDVSDKDFTDTDFSFAIRTTTPQSITINLRLVDQFGGWKAYSLREITCRSPDVAWFRSSPGVFSQSDYEPSLDALDRLEIQVLHTMDQAEVWIDDLRTHDKPEQGYVMLTWDDGTRDYYETAAPMHDEYGFPAVQAPVPRWVERNDGDSVTVAELQERQDAGDQIVVHGTHSPIHELDDEERIRNRFKHDKQWYINKGFEGADYIVYPHNSYDKTSLEIASDYHYCGGFNQSGNINTTSVYGFDPLALPRTIGHDLDIAKRCVNRAAKHRQCTILNFHAFSEQNTMSETNYAELLEHIDNANVEVITFDDLWKHRTEQFY
- a CDS encoding PKD domain-containing protein codes for the protein MQRNALSRRSVLSFAGACAIAGAGATAVDGAQADGTSRESFTIREGTAEETTVYVTSADVDGPTVVVIGGVHGNEVAGYTATGAIADWEIGAGTLVTIPKANAAAVENGTRTADDGVDLNRQFLEGREPGTDLARALWSVVVEYDPDVVIDLHESTGIYANDPVDGVGQAIFHSDGEAAAAAADAAEYVTRNYVDDQALAFQTGPFSSPDNDPRGLLVHKAARDLGADAFLAETLSTGVPLETRVQWHSAIVERLLTDDLRLEAADGNSGSEENETDDGSEENESDDGADENESDDGADENESDDGADENETDDGEAGEDETNEEDATDEAEADENESAEDETAAEAPVASITACPRNFVGSALESGQTVQLDASGSKARGGEIVRYEWDVGQTAQFDKTGETITVTVGTNVRDTIVLRVTTADGATDTDSITLSTN
- a CDS encoding sugar-transfer associated ATP-grasp domain-containing protein; translation: MNVRTLYHTARAVQGLVGTEYESDVSRPLRRRLWLWRRGFLSRSDAVYDLDSENYRDYVSDYERFVRTKRINGTWSVALSNKLLFHRLMQPFDAERMTVYGLLRDGTYHPVDGRRGREIADGGPTVPEPIGVGEPASEPARPSPRTETRNAAQRVVDRLEVEGRLVLKWVHGGGGNNVMLCSRVDDGYRVDGDRYAEAEFRSLVADLEDYLVCEFVDQGTFPAALYPATPNTIRLITMYDDVLDEPFIAAAIQRIGTTDSAPLDNFTQGGLSASIDRRTGELGPGAQPPDGDGDGVEWHSEHPDTGMAIEGKQIPGWQRIRSRILEMADACSYLPYVGWDVIVTDDDGGFTVIEANSYPGLKSIQVHGPLLTDDRVRRFYEQHGVR
- a CDS encoding glycosyltransferase family 2 protein, encoding MPRVSVVIPTYDRAETLPRAIDSALAQTIDDLEVVVVDDGSTDETPSVLADYDDPRVRPVVHATNQGANVARNTGIEHARGEYVAFLDSDDEWRPEKLEAQLAALEGRSEEWVGVYCDSTYELSGANDRLRGVAASALARSDDEPVREGGEELIGPILADEVQPGAGSTLLVRTDVAREIGGFDEELDRFQDPEFCLRVLKAGKLAYVDEPLVVREETGQPPAAVIRAASEQYLSIYEDEVERFEAEGYEIRAAHRLVVAKAYLSEGRLLRGLWYLRGAAASARQYPGLCWAAGSGVRRRPLPIVATIALVLGVLAVTAVERTAIVRRVLTE